One part of the Bacteroidota bacterium genome encodes these proteins:
- a CDS encoding ASCH domain-containing protein yields the protein MLLGFNKQFENPILRGTKIHTLRKHKRKPKDGERLHMYRGLKTPDCKLITNKKKLDGTQKVWIKICVFHDTGNAIKICVDGKKLTPEKITEFCINDGFVSLSAFIYYWIKEHRKKQGNLKVPFKIIKSLNCHHWTPFRY from the coding sequence ATGCTACTAGGATTTAACAAACAATTTGAAAACCCAATACTAAGGGGAACCAAAATACACACCTTACGCAAGCACAAGCGTAAGCCTAAGGATGGTGAAAGGTTACATATGTATAGAGGATTGAAAACACCCGATTGTAAGCTTATTACCAACAAAAAAAAACTAGATGGAACGCAAAAAGTATGGATAAAAATATGTGTGTTTCATGATACAGGAAACGCCATAAAAATATGTGTTGATGGTAAAAAACTCACACCCGAAAAAATTACGGAGTTTTGTATTAATGATGGCTTTGTTTCACTTTCAGCTTTTATTTATTACTGGATAAAAGAACATAGAAAAAAACAAGGCAATTTAAAAGTACCATTCAAAATAATTAAAAGCCTCAATTGCCATCACTGGACACCATTTAGATACTAA